In one window of Clavelina lepadiformis chromosome 4, kaClaLepa1.1, whole genome shotgun sequence DNA:
- the LOC143452471 gene encoding uncharacterized protein LOC143452471: MGQFSRQVQWDVKRSVAIASLFYFFYYGGVSCLFPFVTLYYRSLGLSATQTGILCGSKSLAWFLSAPLWLALNRRVQKTHFILGLALLSTIASNLSVTLVPSNIQHGLVCNESELSNKVDVHQNTSQFNGTVASASWETSPSSPYTISWVQSIVTITSFATEGINDLSPKTFAARNPAEKSAASSTTTALASTATTTSSTSKSLPAATTTLSAYKVAHQVLPQIIASGGKKRSGIVKFVSKLVGVKSMPKWKQRKVVNEIMSLLSKSMQGDGDTASSTTTSDGTSSASGASSSTTTSDGTSSASGASAGKEGKFKQTVQRLAEKLLPVLMQEKAKNEAMTSDMFVVTSPITSSLDPKLQLLLAAALDRLLGYKRNVRSADALKRSEEISNDSYVTMTTKLVTKSDAGEEVTELSMIESILPHLTNNLSTFFLLFAIVIGGELIASPVEPLSDNSFYELLDELDSLNRYGRHRMASLLAPTMFGISISLAVYFSPCFISASIPRFHIHFYGFALLVSGAFIFTPFYPSYTPRNLGKSGKTNSRRCPLFSRGKASECRHFLLMVTIFLVGITQSALHNFLLWQVEDLPNSSELVYGAFVSAQGLFGIVAIILGRRILSYVKASMMIPLSLYCISLQLLMCSFVTNAWFIVPLQALNVFGCPFLWLIVSQHTNSATPWHEKMTDGILARTWQQRGLHTSYTSMYQGLAYAVGSVVSGVVYDVTGSTLAPFLQVSSLIIAVWGCFYLLYQCCCTSRTRRYSKLVADSDEEELFNRNHRKRWGFGGESHKKPPRRKSGACSSSDDEDWLALALKKHPRAL; the protein is encoded by the exons AGTCCAGAAGACACATTTCATCCTCGGACTGGCTCTGCTTTCAACGATCGCAAGCAACTTATCTGTCACTCTCGTCCCATCAAACATCCAGCATGGACTGGTTTGTAATGAGAGCGAGTTATCCAATAAAGTTGATGTTCATCAGAATACAA GTCAGTTTAATGGAACAGTAGCATCAGCTTCATGGGAAACATCTCCCTCATCTCCATATACGATAAGCTGGGTGCAGTCAATCGTGACAATCACGAGTTTTGCTACAGAAGGTATCAATGATTTATCCCCAAAAACTTTTGCCGCAAGAAATCCAGCAGAAAAATCAGCAGCTTCCAGCACCACGACTGCACTCGCATCAACTGCCACCACGACCTCATCCACGTCGAAGTCACTTCCTGCTGCAACCACCACATTGTCTGCATACAAAGTTGCGCATCAGGTGCTTCCCCAGATAATAGCAAGTGGGGGGAAAAAAAGAAGTGGCAtcgttaaatttgtttcaaagcTCGTCGGGGTAAAATCAATGCCGAAATGGAAGCAGAGGAAAGTTGTGAATGAGATCATGAGCTTGCTGAGTAAATCGATGCAAGGAGATGGTGATACCGCCTCCTCCACCACCACAAGCGATGGGACCAGCTCTGCGAGTGGGGCATCCTCCTCCACCACCACAAGCGATGGGACCAGCTCTGCGAGTGGGGCATCGGCCGGCAAAGAAGGAAAGTTTAAGCAGACTGTGCAGAGGCTCGCTGAGAAATTGCTTCCAGTTTTGATGCAGGAGAAGGCAAAGAATGAAGCGATGACATCCGACATGTTTGTGGTGACGTCTCCAATTACTTCATCCCTCGACCCGAAGCTGCAGCTGCTACTTGCAGCCGCACTTGATCGATTGCTTG GTTACAAGCGAAATGTGAGGTCAGCTGATGCGCTGAAGCGTAGCGAGGAGATTTCTAATGATTCATATGTAACCATGACAACAAAACTTGTAACCAAG AGTGATGCAGGTGAAGAGGTGACAGAGCTGTCTATGATTGAGAGCATTCTTCCACATCTAACCAACAATCTAAGCACTTTTTTCCTCCTCTTTGCCATCGTCATTGGAG GTGAGTTGATTGCCTCTCCTGTCGAGCCACTAAGTGACAACTCCTTCTACGAACTCCTCGATGAACTTGATAGTTTAAATCGATACGGCCGCCACCGGATGGCATCGTTGCTTGCACCCACCATGTTTGGGATCAGCATTTCATTGGCCGTCTACTTCAGCCCCTGCTTTATCAGCGCTTCCATTCCGAG GTTTCACATTCACTTCTATGGCTTTGCTCTACTTGTCAGTGGGGCCTTTATTTTCACCCCGTTTTACCCATCTTACACCCCTCGTAACCTGGGTAAATCAGGGAAGACAAACTCAAGAAGGTGCCCACTCTTTTCTAGGGGGAAGGCCTCAGAATGCAG GCACTTCCTTCTCATGGTCACGATCTTCCTTGTGGGGATCACTCAATCCGCTCTGCACAACTTCCTCCTATGGCAAGTGGAGGATTTGCCAAACTCTTCGGAGCTGGTTTATGGAGCATTTGTATCAG CGCAAGGATTGTTTGGGATCGTTGCCATCATACTCGGTCGCCGCATCCTGTCCTATGTGAAGGCATCCATGATGATCCCTCTCTCCCTCTACTGCATCTCTCTCCAATTGCTCATGTGTTCTTTTGTGACCAACGCATGGTTCATCGTCCCACTCCAAGCCTTGAATGTATTTG GTTGCCCCTTCCTCTGGCTGATTGTTAGTCAGCACACGAACAGCGCCACCCCGTGGCACGAGAAAATGACTGACGGCATCCTCGCTCGAACCTGGCAGCAGAGAGGGCTGCACACGTCATACACGTCCATGTACCAG GGATTGGCTTATGCTGTCGGAAGCGTGGTGTCCGGCgtcgtttatgacgtcacaggaTCAACCCTAGCCCCGTTTCTTCAGGTGTCGTCTCTCATCATCGCTGTATGGGGATGCTTCTACCTTCTATACCAGTGCTGCTGCACGTCTCGTACTCGTCGATACTCCAAGCTGGTTGCTGATAGCGACGAGGAGGAATTGTTCAATAGAAATCATAGAAAGCGCTGGGGATTTG gagGTGAAAGTCATAAGAAGCCTCCACGGAGGAAATCAGGAGCATGTTCATCCAGTGATGATGAAGACTGGCTTGCTTTGGCTCTCAAGAAGCATCCAAGAGCTCTTTGA